One Clupea harengus chromosome 12, Ch_v2.0.2, whole genome shotgun sequence DNA segment encodes these proteins:
- the tmem120b gene encoding transmembrane protein 120B — protein MSLERCQTDWEEIDKEYQQLQETHKVYRQKLEELTSLQAICSSAISKQRKGLKDLRHTLKKCALTSDEKQSEQITDIQTQIKEKQNVFFDMEAYLPKKNGLYLNLVLGNVNVTLLSNQAKFAYKDEYEKFKLYLTIILMFGAMACLFFFNYRVTDEIFNFLLVWYYCTLTIRESVLISNGSRIKGWWVLHHYVSTFLSGVMLTWPEGSMYQMFRSQFLAFSIYQSFLQFLQYYYQSGCLYRLRALGERNQLDLTVEGFQSWMWRGLTFLLPVLFFGHFWQLYNAITLFKLAHHEDCKEWQVFMLGLTFLVLFLGNFLTTLKVVHQKIQKNKEKLQKAD, from the exons ATGTCACTGGAGAGGTGTCAAACTGACTGGGAAGAAATCGACAAAGAATATCAGCAATTACAG gaaACTCACAAGGTGTACCGACAGAAGCTGGAAGAGCTGACCAGTCTCCAGGCAATATGCAGCAGTGCCATTAGCAAACAGAGGAAAGGCCTTAAGGACCTCAGGCACACTCTAAAGAA ATGCGCTTTGACATCTGATGAGAAACAGTCTGAACAGATTACAGATATTCAAACGCAAATCAAAGAGAAACAGAATGTCTTCTTTGATATGGAAGCGTATTTGCCAAAGAAGAATGG GCTGTACTTAAATTTGGTCCTGGGAAATGTGAATGTAACCCTTCTCAGCAATCAGGCCAA GTTTGCTTATAAAGATGAATATGAGAAGTTCAAACTTTACCTGACAATTATTCTGATGTTTGGTGCCATGGCCTGTCTCTTCTTTTTCAACTATCG tgTCACAGATGAAATCTTCAATTTTTTACTTGTTTGGTATTATTGCACACTGACGATAAGAGAGAGTGTTCTGATCAGTAATGGGTCACG AATTAAAGGATGGTGGGTTTTACATCATTATGTGTCTACCTTCCTCTCCGGGGTCATGTTGACCTG GCCAGAGGGATCAATGTATCAGATGTTCAGAAGTCAGTTCCTGGCTTTCTCCATCTATCAGA GTTTTTTACAGTTCCTTCAGTACTATTACCAGAGTGGCTGTCTGTACAGGCTGCGTGCTTTGGGGGAGAGGAACCAGCTGGACCTGACAGTGG AGGGCTTCCAGTCGTGGATGTGGAGAGGACTCACCTTCCTGCTCCCTGTCCTCTTCTTTGGCCAT TTCTGGCAGTTGTACAACGCAATTACCCTGTTTAAGCTGGCGCACCATGAGGACTGCAAGGAGTGGCAG gtgTTCATGCTGGGGCTGACGTTTCTTGTCCTGTTCCTGGGGAACTTTCTCACGACGCTCAAAGTAGTCCACCAGAAGATCCAGAAGAACAAAGAGAAGCTGCAGAAGGCAGACTGA